A single Eremothecium sinecaudum strain ATCC 58844 chromosome VIII, complete sequence DNA region contains:
- the IMH1 gene encoding Imh1p (Syntenic homolog of Ashbya gossypii ADL037W; Syntenic homolog of Saccharomyces cerevisiae YLR309C (IMH1)), with translation MFKQLSQFGKNISDEIARGLNEEFSTSDPQSPGQNTPPSNYDELPRDIQAKLKKFDKYEQKYPLLLNAYKAEKEKSQYVDVLLKILSENTPLSSLNDAESLRGYFSDVNTQISMLNDEIKRLTGENNAKTKEINELKNKQEVTAEGQKDNNADANINELKEVANAALEELKEGHLRSIKEKDMELEKLQVVVREAEQNVQNLESTLQEKNAAIVELEANVKNHDEKILESEKLITMYKDTIQKLSQESIPTSVAAANKPKGKRNRGKKTAHGQSSTPPVAEEEGKNANNPSSNVPLRQTGDDIIKSIETKVKYEEMNKELSAFKALGSNSKEVEERIEKLQNELSSTKSKLKSKTEELETVSDMLKTVGSELVEFKDQMKEQNNTSNEIQTLKSQLEKANEEKGSIEKQLTERLSKLQQDKNALEKAVSEQSKKFRELEQKYSDSVEQINNLKAQSAEWSEKLREFSNLKKSESMAKLTLSQKEKTILYLEQQIKEYTSNGLLAQKAVDDLTAEKERLLKRIELLNNDLERTKSEIKKNDSTVESYIKENGKLSERLEVLQEKFDSMQSMKSNSSEQVDSIRRQCEELSTKLREANKRILSLEDEVNENANILQERIREANTMRKLLNDDQINRNSNINALEAKIATLTEERDRLSSELEFKMSSSNREVKQLIEANMELKSQVHNLTLKSTGLDAELQQLRELNSTIQRRSSSTSDGSGELEKMVRVLKGSLSSSEKKCRELKTTNGELRTLNDDLVAKLDRISKNYKALSNQLQAVKERRRTPSQGSLAAGLNKSSRSQSVSSQNSDHDMIPGTRTTGMPPNIKNDNPESESALNDKIAYIKNVLLGFLEYRDQRTQLLPIVSMLLHLDSNDERKLMMSLK, from the coding sequence ATGTTCAAACAGCTGTCTCAATTCGGGAAGAATATTTCCGACGAGATTGCACGAGGGCTAAATGAAGAATTCTCGACTAGTGACCCACAATCGCCAGGACAAAATACCCCCCCTAGTAACTACGATGAACTTCCAAGGGATATACAGGCCAAGCTAAAAAAGTTCGATAAGTATGAGCAAAAATATCCACTACTGCTGAATGCGTACAAGGCGGAGAAAGAGAAATCGCAATATGTTGACGTATTACTAAAAATCCTGTCTGAAAACACGCCTCTTTCATCACTTAATGACGCGGAAAGTTTAAGAGGGTATTTCTCAGATGTAAATACTCAAATTTCAATGTTGAATGATGAAATCAAACGGCTTACGGGGGAGAATAATGCCAAAACGAAGGAAATAAATGAATTAAAGAACAAACAGGAGGTTACTGCCGAAGGTCAGAAAGATAATAATGCAGATGCCAATATAAATGAGCTGAAGGAAGTAGCTAATGCAGCTTTGGAGGAGCTGAAAGAGGGGCACCTGCGCTCTATAAAGGAAAAAGACATGGAGTTGGAAAAATTGCAGGTAGTTGTGCGTGAAGCTGAACAAAATGTGCAGAATTTAGAATCAACTCTACAAGAAAAGAATGCAGCAATTGTCGAGCTTGAAGCTAATGTTAAGAATCACGATGAGAAAATACTTGAATCTGAAAAACTCATAACTATGTATAAGGATACCATCCAAAAGTTAAGCCAAGAATCAATCCCTACCTCTGTTGCGGCTGCTAATAAACCTAAGGGTAAGAGAAATCGTGGAAAGAAGACTGCACATGGGCAGAGTTCAACACCACCTGTTGccgaagaagaaggaaaaaACGCTAACAATCCATCTAGTAACGTGCCACTGCGCCAAACGGGCGATGATATTATAAAGAGTATTGAAACGAAGGTGAAGTACGAGGAAATGAATAAAGAGTTAAGCGCTTTTAAAGCTTTAGGAAGCAACAGTAAAGAGGTTGAAGAACGTATAGAGAAACTACAGAATGAACTTTCATCTACAAAGTCGAAGTTAAAGAGTAAGACAGAAGAATTAGAAACTGTCAGTGACATGTTAAAAACTGTTGGGTCTGAGTTAGTGGAGTTCAAGGATCAAATGAAAGAACAGAATAATACGTCAAACGAGATTCAAACCTTGAAATCTCAATTAGAGAAAGCCAATGAAGAAAAAGGATCTATAGAAAAGCAATTGACGGAAAGATTGAGTAAATTACAACAAGATAAGAATGCATTAGAGAAAGCGGTTAGTGAACAAAGCAAGAAGTTCCGCGAATTAGAACAGAAATACTCGGATTCGGTAGAACAGATCAATAACTTAAAAGCACAGAGTGCCGAATGGTCTGAAAAGCTGCGGGagttttcaaatttgaaaaaATCGGAGTCTATGGCCAAACTGACGTTGTCTCAGAAGGAAAAAACCATATTGTATTTGGAGCAACAAATCAAGGAGTACACTAGTAATGGTTTGCTAGCTCAAAAAGCTGTTGATGATTTGACTGCAGAAAAGGAAAGACTACTTAAGAGGATTGAATTATTGAATAATGACCTTGAAAGAACTAAGTCTGAAATCAAGAAGAATGATAGTACTGTGGAGAGCTACATCAAAGAAAATGGTAAACTTTCGGAGAGATTAGAAGTTCTGCAGGAAAAGTTTGACTCTATGCAGAGCATGAAAAGCAATTCCTCCGAACAAGTTGATTCTATTAGAAGACAGTGTGAGGAATTAAGCACGAAGTTACGTGAAGCGAACAAAAGGATTCTATCATTAGAGGATGAGGTGAATGAAAATGCGAACATTTTACAAGAGCGAATTAGGGAAGCAAACACAATGCGGAAGTTATTAAATGATGACCAAATTAACAGGAATTCTAATATAAACGCATTGGAGGCTAAGATAGCTACTCTTACTGAAGAAAGGGACAGATTAAGCTCAGAACTTGAATTTAAAATGTCAAGTTCCAATCGCGAAGTAAAACAGTTGATAGAAGCGAATATGGAACTGAAATCTCAAGTACATAACCTAACATTAAAATCCACAGGGCTTGATGCAGAATTGCAACAATTGCGCGAACTAAATTCCACCATACAGAGGCGCAGTAGTTCCACTTCAGATGGTTCTGGCGAACTAGAAAAGATGGTAAGAGTGTTGAAAGGTTCTTTAAGTAGCTCGGAAAAAAAATGCCGTGAACTGAAGACAACTAATGGTGAATTGAGAACATTGAATGACGATTTGGTTGCTAAGCTAGATCGAATTAGTAAAAACTATAAGGCGCTGTCAAATCAACTGCAAGCTGTAAAGGAGCGTCGGCGAACCCCCAGTCAGGGCAGCTTGGCTGCAGGTCTTAACAAATCAAGTAGATCTCAGTCTGTTTCTTCCCAGAATTCGGATCATGATATGATACCTGGAACTCGTACTACAGGTATGCCCCCGAATATTAAGAACGATAATCCTGAATCTGAATCGGCATTAAATGACAAGATTGCATACATAAAGAACGTCTTATTGGGCTTTTTGGAATACCGTGACCAGCGTACTCAATTATTGCCTATTGTATCTATGCTGTTACATTTGGATAGCAATGATGAGAGAAAGCTCATGATGTCATTAAAATGA
- a CDS encoding HHL169Cp (Syntenic homolog of Ashbya gossypii ADL036C; Syntenic homolog of Saccharomyces cerevisiae YLR308W (CDA2) and YLR307W (CDA1); Tandem gene duplication in Saccharomyces cerevisiae) codes for MKRITLLKITPWVLASTLITDVLAAPDEKKVGLNTIEMTPFPQWLTDITGLTQWPEADPPYIPLSNIDLSIVPDYKPYRESECHLNPVDSCSFDCFKCIAFDDVHTCSKLIQTFDDGPSEATPLLLNHLRHKTTFFNLGYNVVRNPGVYQRMVAEGHLIGTHTWSHPFLPSLSNEQIVAQLQWSVWAMNATGNHLPRWFRPPYGGIDNRVRAIARQFGLTSVLWDHDSFDWMMQSTDFTRTEQQIYDDVAEWIQGGSGIILEHDGHDRTVNIGIQINNMIGPDQMTVAECAGGVDYLKNLPHFARLSSVEKKSDDLTKRIAHEQDQEDDEGDDDQDDAETEDS; via the coding sequence ATGAAACGTATTACATTGTTGAAAATCACCCCATGGGTACTAGCATCAACTCTTATCACTGATGTGTTAGCGGCACCAGACGAAAAGAAGGTCGGTTTGAATACCATTGAAATGACTCCATTCCCTCAATGGCTTACCGATATAACTGGTTTAACGCAGTGGCCAGAGGCTGATCCACCCTATATTCCCTTAAGTAATATTGACTTGAGCATTGTGCCTGATTATAAACCTTACCGCGAGAGTGAGTGTCATTTGAACCCAGTTGATTCCTGTTCTTTTGACTGTTTTAAGTGCATTGCATTTGACGACGTCCATACTTGTTCTAAGTTGATTCAAACTTTTGATGATGGTCCATCTGAAGCAACGCCACTGTTACTTAACCACCTTCGTCATAAAACAACCTTTTTTAACTTGGGTTATAATGTTGTCCGTAACCCAGGTGTTTACCAAAGAATGGTAGCTGAGGGTCATTTGATCGGCACTCATACATGGTCCCATCCATTCTTGCCTAGTTTATCCAACGAGCAAATTGTAGCTCAGTTACAGTGGTCCGTTTGGGCAATGAACGCCACAGGTAACCACCTACCTCGTTGGTTCAGACCACCATACGGTGGTATTGACAACCGTGTCAGAGCTATCGCTCGTCAATTTGGATTGACATCTGTGTTATGGGATCACGATTCTTTCGACTGGATGATGCAATCAACTGACTTTACCAGAACCGAACAGCAAATCTACGATGATGTTGCCGAATGGATCCAAGGTGGCAGCGGTATTATCTTGGAACACGATGGACATGACAGAACAGTGAACATTGGTATCCAAATCAACAATATGATTGGACCAGACCAGATGACTGTTGCCGAATGTGCCGGTGGAGTTGACTATTTGAAAAACCTTCCACACTTTGCAAGGTTATCTAGTGTTGAAAAAAAATCAGATGATCTAACTAAAAGAATAGCTCATGAACAAGACCaggaagatgatgaaggaGATGATGATCAGGATGACGCTGAGACTGAAGATTCTTGA
- a CDS encoding HHL168Wp (Syntenic homolog of Ashbya gossypii ADL036W-A; Syntenic homolog of Saccharomyces cerevisiae YLR307C-A) — MSLYKQPLSQMFRPFLATTGKPATRPLVTTKVWYSSTCSLNRGNALSEKQQRPTVISSDNEEISTVGEHIRV, encoded by the coding sequence ATGTCACTTTACAAGCAACCGCTTTCTCAAATGTTCAGACCATTCCTTGCTACTACGGGAAAGCCTGCTACACGCCCATTGGTCACCACGAAGGTATGGTACTCCTCTACGTGTAGTCTGAACCGCGGTAATGCGTTAAGTGAAAAGCAACAGCGCCCTACTGTAATAAGCTCTGATAATGAGGAGATCTCTACCGTGGGGGAACACATCAGGGTATGA
- the UBC12 gene encoding NEDD8-conjugating protein UBC12 (Syntenic homolog of Ashbya gossypii ADL035C; Syntenic homolog of Saccharomyces cerevisiae YLR306W (UBC12); 1-intron in Ashbya gossypii), with protein sequence MLKLRQLQKEKQKQKVSESDGLSNKPLNTASYSSSSPSQLRIDKDLMHLELPPCATIDTQRLKSDNIIRLSISPDEGYYKGGRFSFSISFKDTYPMEPPIVKCLNTIYHPNIDYNGSICLNVLREDWSPVMDLQTVVIGLLFLFLEPNGNDPLNKHAAETLIKDEQRFQMNVTSSMMGRTVNGQVCDFVLH encoded by the exons ATG TTAAAACTTCGCCAGCTACAAAAGGAGAAGCAAAAGCAGAAAGTATCAGAAAGTGATGGACTAAGCAACAAACCCCTAAATACAGCTTCGTACTCAAGTTCCAGCCCTTCTCAGTTACGCATCGATAAAGACCTCATGCACCTAGAGTTGCCCCCATGTGCTACAATTGACACGCAGAGGCTAAAATCAGATAACATAATTCGGCTGTCCATATCTCCTGATGAGGGCTACTACAAAGGAGGTCGTTTCAGTTTTTCCATCAGTTTTAAAGACACTTACCCTATGGAGCCGCCAATCGTAAAATGTCTCAATACCATATACCACCCAAATATCGACTACAATGGTAGCATATGTCTAAACGTACTTCGAGAGGACTGGTCTCCTGTAATGGATTTACAAACTGTAGTGATCGGCCTATTATTCCTGTTCCTAGAGCCAAACGGTAACGACCCCCTTAATAAACATGCCGCCGAAACACTAATAAAGGACGAACAGCGTTTCCAGATGAATGTAACTTCAAGCATGATGGGCCGGACAGTGAACGGGCAAGTCTGCGACTTCGTGCTACACTAG
- a CDS encoding uncharacterized protein (Syntenic homolog of Ashbya gossypii ADL034W; Syntenic homolog of Saccharomyces cerevisiae YGL176C), translated as MSNAPLNIPGFYFDAEKGKYFKIVTDGASGTPNYSRENLKRKQQEESRRQSEDDYRDRALQARREMVLQILKGRDSGLQHEQLRGIQWLKQSYLGNSLDKANYREYQDVFAGETVGKLSCDMVYDSKKKLFSFFGDRGALYWVKDDGCNFRKTPISLGTGFTLENSRPVINLCTDTILGHLVQTEQACFLCMASSNTTQPKLIKLQLPSRGEIFDSIAFDFADNLKLICLSMASTVHFVILSDTDIGRVELTWFYNLPKAIKSDILSLTGNKKELLGKRCYDIFLGCRNGQICRLMLEVADYKATSPPDLHPLKPISKLFFSFDKPILSMKCISRTNFIAVSIIGYPQQNLCIINATAKSENPVVVQFNTKFQNVFKVTEIFSITGDGKFLLYGTTSAGDGRGDFEIFSTDVQEEVVTDFDKSNLITIVYKLKTMDDCFPNNSLKKLISAALYTSNSVEASDYEVIQPGDDQYPAQVYSHVTGYANAFRHTRAAILCKVNGEVGMSMKSIDIV; from the coding sequence ATGTCTAACGCGCCGCTGAATATCCCTGGGTTCTATTTTGATGCAGAGAAAGGAAAGTACTTCAAGATTGTTACCGATGGGGCTTCTGGTACGCCAAACTATAGTCGCGAGAATTTAAAGCGGAAGCAGCAGGAGGAAAGTAGACGACAAAGCGAAGATGATTACAGAGATCGTGCGCTGCAAGCCAGGCGTGAAATGGTTTTACAAATTTTGAAGGGTAGGGATTCTGGTCTACAGCATGAGCAACTACGAGGAATTCAGTGGCTAAAGCAAAGTTATCTGGGAAATTCTTTAGATAAAGCTAACTACAGAGAATATCAAGACGTTTTTGCGGGCGAGACTGTTGGAAAACTAAGTTGTGATATGGTATATGATTCAAAAAAGAAGCTGTTCAGTTTTTTTGGTGACCGGGGGGCCCTCTATTGGGTAAAAGACGATGGTTGCAATTTCAGAAAGACCCCAATCTCCCTTGGAACTGGCTTTACTTTAGAAAATTCTCGTCCTGTTATAAATTTATGTACAGATACTATTCTGGGGCACTTGGTTCAGACAGAGCAGGCTTGTTTCCTTTGCATGGCCTCAAGCAATACAACACAGCCGAAGCTTATAAAACTTCAGCTACCTTCGAGAGGAGAGATATTTGACTCCATAGCATTTGATTTTGCTGATAATTTAAAGCTCATTTGCCTTTCTATGGCAAGCACAGTGCATTTTGTAATATTAAGCGACACTGACATCGGTAGAGTCGAATTAACGTGGTTTTACAATCTACCGAAAGCTATTAAGTCCGACATATTGTCACTTACCGGCAACAAGAAAGAATTACTCGGTAAAAGATGCTATGACATCTTTCTGGGCTGCAGAAATGGCCAAATATGTCGATTGATGCTCGAAGTAGCAGATTACAAGGCCACTAGTCCTCCTGATCTGCATCCCTTGAAACCCATAAGTAAGCTATTCTTCAGCTTCGATAAGCCCATATTGTCCATGAAATGTATAAGCAGGACAAATTTTATTGCTGTCTCAATAATTGGCTACCCCCAACAGAACTTGTGCATAATCAATGCTACTGCGAAGTCCGAAAACCCAGTTGTAGTCCAATTTAACACCAAATTTCAAAATGTATTCAAGGTAACAGAGATATTCAGCATTACTGGTGATGGTAAGTTTCTGCTCTACGGTACTACAAGTGCTGGCGATGGCAGGGGAGATTTTGAGATCTTTTCGACTGATGTACAGGAGGAAGTTGTTACTGATTTTGATAAAAGCAATCTAATTACTATAGTTTACAAATTGAAAACCATGGATGACTGTTTTCCAAATAACTCGTTAAAAAAACTCATATCAGCGGCATTATACACCAGCAATAGTGTGGAAGCATCTGATTACGAGGTTATACAGCCCGGTGACGATCAGTACCCAGCTCAAGTTTATAGTCACGTGACTGGATACGCTAATGCATTTCGACATACAAGAGCAGCTATTTTATGTAAAGTTAATGGAGAAGTGGGAATGTCGATGAAATCAATTGATATCGTATAA